The Arachis hypogaea cultivar Tifrunner chromosome 16, arahy.Tifrunner.gnm2.J5K5, whole genome shotgun sequence genome contains a region encoding:
- the LOC112757072 gene encoding uncharacterized mitochondrial protein AtMg00810-like, whose protein sequence is MIITGDNVDGITDLKASLHHTFEMKYLGSLSYFLGLEVISSNDSIYLYQAWYSSDLLARADITDSYTESTLLEPNIRFTPIDDTILDNSTLYRQLVEGLIYLTIIRLDITYPVHVLSQFLSAPRTTYYVAFLRILRSIKGTMFYDFYFSAIHL, encoded by the coding sequence atgatcattactggagataATGTAGATGGTATTACTGATCTTAAAGCATCCCTTCACCACACTTTTGAGATGAAATATCTTGGTTCTCTTAGTTATTTTCTTGGCCTTGAAGTCATATCCTCTAATGACAGTATCTATCTCTATCAAGCTTggtattcttctgatcttcttgCCCGAGCCGACATTACCGATAGTTACACTGAGTCTACTCTTCTTGAGCCTAATATTCGGTTTACTCCTATAGATGACACTATTTTGGATAATTCTACTCTTTATCGACAGTTAGTTGAAGGTCTCATCTACTTGACTATCATACGACTAGACATCACCTATCCAGTTCATGTTCTTAgtcagttcttgtcagctcctcgtactacttaTTATGTGGCATTTCTTCGCATTCTTCGCAGCATCAAAGGCACTATGTTTTATGACTTTTATTTTTCTGCCATTCATCTTTAA
- the LOC112754208 gene encoding uncharacterized protein, whose protein sequence is MDNPFDHHVPPPHATVTAADYGVSDDDEDEEEEEEEEEEEEEEEEDDNEEDEDSSPRALPVAPSTTSNPQPIVITVESQSHSSFGDDDVSNKRRKTEGREASSSSLAIDGSQGSEWNRTDIDGLFCPICMEAWTNSGDHQICCLPCGHIYGMSCIKRWLQQRRSTGKCPQCNIKCSLKDVRKLYASQVVTVDDESQKKIRSLEAKCAALESKGADWCAKEALWRKREAAYRLEIQKLKALLLDMERMHFELIDGTQDYQWRSEKEQNFSLKSHVKASFCNFALQKAFNMDDARVFDMDVSNQILLIARKPRVIGGADFLTKMSLIPPFDMEDILLPSTTEGIRDLHISPSDRSLALYASTGKMLSVLSVQSKNTVVNYDLQVPPWSCSWDLNSSHYMYAGLQNGCVLVFDIRQTAGPMKSLVGLTSNPVHTVHSLLQTSCLPNSILSASAVGLCQWNIDSEEGPFMLPETDNQGVCISLAYCPSSDDIVVSYRPKFDMSMGTQLSQLSSTPSQVIGAGMQGCHVLFKRQGTDYFKKMGFSNANPSKIRFPKHAIIDIEGQRSLFAAVDEATFELILHELPSFSVNQRFKLPAQARDIRYSRSCGILGCLSETTLQLFYTKVL, encoded by the exons ATGGACAATCCCTTCGACCACCATGTTCCTCCGCCACACGCCACCGTCACCGCAGCTGACTACGGAGtctccgatgacgacgaggacgaagaagaggaagaggaagaggaagaggaagaagaagaagaagaagaagatgacaaCGAAGAGGACGAAGATTCATCGCCTAGGGCTTTGCCAGTGGCTCCTTCCACAACTTCTAATCCACAGCCAATTGTTATCACCGTGGAATCGCAGTCTCATAGCAGCTTCGGAGACGACGACGTAAGCAACAAGCGCCGCAAAACGGAAGGCCGAGAGGCGTCGTCTTCGTCTTTGGCAATTGATGGCAGTCAAGGCAGCGAGTGGAACCGCACTGACATTGACGGCCTCTTCTGCCCTATCTGTATGGAAGCTTGGACCAACAGCGGCGACCACCAAATCTG TTGTCTTCCTTGTGGACACATATATGGTATGTCTTGTATAAAAAGATGGCTTCAACAGCGACGAAGTACAGGCAAG TGTCCACAATGCAATATAAAATGCTCATTAAAGGATGTGAGGAAGCTCTATGCATCTCAAGTAGTTACTGTTGATGATGAATCTCAGAAG AAAATTCGGTCGCTTGAAGCCAAATGTGCTGCGCTGGAAAGTAAG GGTGCTGATTGGTGTGCGAAAGAGGCTCTATGGAGGAAAAGAGAAGCTGCATACCGTCTGGAAATTCAGAAGCTTAAAGCG CTGCTACTGGATATGGAGAGAATGCATTTTGAACTCATAGATGGCACTCAGGATTATCAGTGGAGATCTGAAAAGG AGCAAAATTTTAGCTTAAAGTCCCATGTAAAAGCATCTTTTTGCAATTTTGCATTACAG AAAGCATTTAATATGGATGATGCACGAGTATTTGATATGGATGTATCCAATCAAATTTTACTAATTGCACGAAAGCCAAGGGTGATAGGTGGAGCAGACTTTCTAACTAAA ATGAGCTTGATACCTCCATTCGATATGGAAGATATCTTATTGCCTTCTACTACAGAGGGTATTAGAGACCTACATATTTCTCCTTCTGATAGAAGCCTAGCCCTCTATGCTTCAACAGGGAAGATGTTATCAGTGCTCAG TGTGCAGAGCAAGAATACTGTTGTCAACTATGATCTACAG GTTCCTCCTTGGTCGTGTTCTTGGGATCTCAACAGTTCACATTACATGTATGCTGGACTTCAG AATGGTTGTGTCTTGGTGTTTGATATACGACAAACTGCAGGACCCATGAAGTCTTTAGTTGGATTGACTAGCAACCCTGTTCATACTGTTCATTCTCTTCTGCAAACTTCATGTCTTCCTAACTCCATCTTATCTGCATCTGCCGTTGGCCTTTGTCAGTGGAACATTGATTCTGAAGAAGG gCCATTCATGCTTCCTGAAACTGATAACCAAGGAGTTTGTATATCCCTTGCCTATTGCCCTAGCAGTGATGACATTGTTGTTTCATACCGTCCGAAATTTGACATGTCAATGGGTACGCAGCTTTCTCAACTATCATCCACTCCTTCTCAAGTAATTGGAGCAGGAATGCAGGGCTGTCATGTCTTATTCAAGAGACAGGGAACTGATTATTTCAAAAAGATGGGTTTCTCGAATGCCAATCCAAGTAAAATTCGATTTCCAAAACATGCTATTATAGACATAGAGGGTCAAAGAAGTTTGTTTGCAGCTGTAGATGAAGCAACGTTTGAATTGATCTTGCATGAGCTGCCTTCTTTTAGCGTCAACCAACGATTCAAACTGCCTGCTCAGGCTCGTGATATTAGGTACTCTCGGAGCTGTGGAATTCTTGGCTGTTTGAGTGAGACGACATTGCAACTTTTCTACACCAAAGTCTTGTGA
- the LOC112754209 gene encoding dual specificity phosphatase Cdc25: MARSITYITGSQLLALRRQPNIAIVDVRDEERICDGHISSSLHFPSDTFSDNMPNLLHQVKGKDTLVFHCALSQVRGPTCARKLVNYLEESKEDAGIKNIMVLERGFNGWEASGRPVCRCTNVPCKEHGAA, from the exons ATGGCACGCAGCATAACGTACATAACTGGATCGCAGCTTCTGGCTCTTCGGCGGCAACCCAACATCGCGATCGTTGATGTGAGGGACGAGGAGAGGATCTGCGATGGCCACATCTCTTCCTCTCTCCATTTCCCCAGCGACACTTTCTCCGACAACATGCCTAACCTTCTCCACCAGGTTAAGGGCAAAGACACCCTCGTCTTCCACTGTGCTCTCAGCCAG GTTCGGGGACCAACTTGTGCTCGAAAGCTTGTCAATTATCTTGAGGAGAGTAAGGAAGATGCCGGGATAAAGAACATCATGGTCTTGGAACGCGGCTTCAATGGTTGGGAAGCTTCTGGCAGGCCTGTTTGTCGCTGCACTAATGTTCCTTGCAAGGAGCATGGGGCTGCATAA